The Paenibacillus tianjinensis genome has a window encoding:
- a CDS encoding helix-turn-helix domain-containing protein, with amino-acid sequence MFRTWYHRLLLSYFPIFLLTVTILIFASFVFINDISRMETKKADRISASYLMDNVDRTVKEVELSVLEAAERSDAYKRYFNNQGEADTGAVYAVAQSLRNLIHESSYIQSIYLYDKRNESVLTETGLKELTGFVDEDWIRHITSGVLPEGWQPVREYKYEIIQRTPIRVLTINKAMPLPFGSGGVLVINIKMSGIEQLVDSMVNQQLSFLTISGSDGQTVYRAHSDSEGSISGKLLNTLYLERLGWTFSSGIKAGNLFSWVSVISYLWVAIALGTVICAIFYLVYVTRRNYKPIQVIMNRIEGHQIRRMDQSTDRPDEMMLIDGVLEDLINNMTDYDKKSRENLLLQRSKLFTDLLHSERLDNVIQRLEDLSPLTGADSSSRFMVVLSEINRYEQVFEDRYTRGDQNTLKFALMNVFQELARNAELQGWAEWVGTERAAILFLATGSDEEMTGKIRLFAEDCRSWVEQNLRISLSFGIGPAAAGPETIRESYAAAEHVMQHKLLMHEDIALAECGEARQPLLETYKYLQMIAEFVKQFRMSSGQWREQLEGIFEAFEQDFLQDDDIRSLIQAMLQMLSREVAVMSEQLQDELSAENARVRLKGLEKADSIDEVKSILFEYLTELFRTYVSASETKSYRAMVTEMKNYIEENFANPDLSLKHLSDRFQVSGKYASYLFKTEFKMKFVDFVTELRMKEAEQLLLETESSLQDIALQVGYANAITFGRVFKRVAGITPGDYRSLKRRGASKA; translated from the coding sequence TTGTTCCGTACCTGGTATCACCGATTGCTGCTGTCCTATTTCCCTATCTTTTTGCTAACTGTGACAATCCTGATTTTTGCCTCATTTGTATTTATCAATGACATTTCCCGGATGGAGACCAAAAAGGCGGACCGCATCTCTGCCAGTTATCTCATGGATAATGTGGACCGGACGGTCAAAGAGGTCGAACTGTCTGTACTGGAAGCTGCCGAGCGCAGCGATGCCTATAAGCGTTACTTCAATAACCAGGGTGAAGCAGATACGGGGGCAGTCTATGCTGTAGCCCAGAGTCTGCGCAATCTTATTCATGAATCCTCCTATATTCAATCGATCTATCTATATGACAAAAGAAATGAAAGCGTTTTAACAGAAACTGGATTGAAGGAGCTTACCGGATTCGTAGACGAAGACTGGATTAGGCATATCACCTCTGGCGTTTTGCCGGAAGGCTGGCAGCCTGTCAGGGAATATAAATATGAGATCATTCAGCGTACGCCCATACGTGTGCTTACTATAAATAAAGCCATGCCGCTTCCCTTCGGTTCAGGGGGAGTACTGGTGATCAATATCAAAATGAGCGGAATTGAGCAGCTTGTCGACAGCATGGTCAATCAGCAGCTCTCGTTCCTGACCATTTCCGGCAGCGATGGGCAGACCGTGTACCGGGCGCATTCGGACAGCGAGGGTTCCATAAGCGGCAAGCTGCTGAACACGCTATATCTGGAGAGGCTCGGCTGGACGTTCTCCAGCGGAATCAAGGCAGGCAACCTGTTCAGCTGGGTGTCTGTAATTTCCTATCTCTGGGTGGCGATTGCTCTTGGAACCGTCATATGTGCGATTTTTTACCTGGTCTATGTGACCCGGCGCAATTATAAACCGATCCAGGTCATTATGAACCGGATTGAAGGCCACCAGATTCGCAGGATGGACCAGTCGACGGACCGGCCTGACGAAATGATGCTCATTGACGGGGTGCTGGAAGATCTGATCAACAACATGACGGATTATGATAAAAAAAGCAGGGAGAACCTGCTGCTGCAGCGCAGCAAGCTGTTCACCGATCTGCTGCACAGCGAGCGGCTCGACAATGTCATTCAGCGGCTGGAGGATCTGTCACCGCTTACTGGTGCCGATTCCTCTTCCCGCTTTATGGTTGTGCTCAGCGAAATTAACCGCTATGAGCAGGTATTCGAGGACCGCTATACAAGGGGAGATCAGAACACGCTCAAGTTTGCCCTGATGAATGTTTTTCAGGAATTGGCGCGAAATGCAGAGCTCCAGGGCTGGGCGGAGTGGGTCGGGACGGAGCGGGCAGCGATTCTTTTCCTGGCCACCGGCAGCGATGAGGAAATGACCGGCAAGATCCGCCTGTTCGCTGAAGATTGCCGCTCCTGGGTAGAGCAGAATTTGCGGATTTCACTCAGCTTTGGCATCGGCCCGGCTGCAGCCGGACCGGAGACGATCCGGGAGTCTTATGCAGCAGCCGAACATGTCATGCAGCATAAGCTGCTGATGCATGAGGATATCGCGCTGGCGGAATGCGGGGAAGCGCGCCAGCCGCTGCTTGAAACGTACAAATATCTGCAGATGATTGCCGAGTTTGTCAAACAGTTCCGGATGTCGAGCGGACAATGGCGGGAGCAGCTGGAGGGGATTTTTGAAGCGTTTGAACAGGATTTTCTGCAGGATGACGATATCCGTTCACTGATTCAGGCTATGCTGCAGATGCTGAGCCGTGAAGTGGCCGTAATGTCGGAGCAGCTGCAGGATGAGCTGTCAGCAGAGAATGCCCGGGTCCGGCTGAAGGGGCTGGAGAAGGCTGACTCCATCGACGAAGTGAAGAGCATTCTGTTTGAATATTTGACGGAGTTATTCCGTACCTATGTCTCGGCCAGTGAGACCAAGAGCTACCGGGCAATGGTTACCGAGATGAAGAACTATATCGAAGAGAACTTTGCCAATCCCGATCTGTCCCTGAAGCATTTAAGCGACCGTTTCCAGGTATCCGGCAAGTATGCCAGTTACCTGTTCAAAACCGAATTCAAAATGAAATTTGTTGATTTCGTTACCGAGCTGCGGATGAAGGAAGCGGAACAGCTGCTGCTGGAGACGGAATCTTCACTGCAGGATATCGCACTCCAGGTGGGCTATGCGAATGCGATTACGTTCGGGAGGGTATTTAAACGGGTTGCCGGCATCACGCCGGGCGATTACCGTTCTTTGAAGCGCCGCGGAGCATCCAAGGCCTAA
- a CDS encoding CoA-acylating methylmalonate-semialdehyde dehydrogenase, translated as MAEQTVEVLNNYIDGQWVEADTKLTELVFNPATGEELARVPLSGRADVERAVAAAKAAFADWSKTPVPRRARILFKYQQLLVNHWEELAETITLENGKSFKEAYGEVQRGIECVEFAAGAPTLMMGRQLPDIATGIESGMYRYPIGVVGGITPFNFPMMVPCWMFPLAIACGNTFVLKPSERTPLLAARLVELLAEAGLPKGVLNIVNGAHEVVNGLLEHPDVKAVSFVGSQPVAEYVYQKGTAHLKRVQALAGAKNHSIVLADANLEASANQIVNAAFGSAGERCMACSVVTVQEEVADELIRVLLRECDGMTIGNGLDEDTFLGPVIRQGHKDKTAAYIDQGVAEGAKLLRDGREDAAVQGQGYFIGPTVFDGVTREMKIWQEEIFAPVLSVIRVKNVEEAVEIANSSRFANGACIFTNDGGKVRYFREHIESGMLGVNVGVPAPMAFFPFSGWKDSFYGDLHANGSDGVEFYTRKKVVTARWQ; from the coding sequence ATGGCAGAGCAAACCGTGGAAGTACTGAACAACTATATAGACGGGCAATGGGTAGAGGCGGATACGAAGCTGACAGAGCTGGTATTTAATCCGGCCACTGGTGAGGAGCTGGCCAGAGTTCCGTTGTCCGGCAGAGCCGATGTTGAACGGGCTGTGGCGGCAGCGAAAGCGGCTTTTGCCGACTGGTCCAAAACGCCGGTGCCGCGCAGAGCACGGATTTTATTCAAATATCAGCAGCTGCTCGTGAACCATTGGGAGGAACTGGCGGAAACCATTACACTGGAGAACGGAAAAAGCTTCAAAGAAGCCTACGGCGAGGTACAGCGCGGCATCGAGTGTGTTGAGTTCGCGGCTGGTGCGCCAACGCTGATGATGGGCCGGCAGCTGCCGGATATTGCGACAGGCATTGAGTCCGGGATGTACCGCTATCCCATCGGGGTGGTCGGCGGGATTACACCGTTTAATTTTCCGATGATGGTGCCCTGCTGGATGTTCCCGCTGGCTATTGCCTGCGGCAACACCTTTGTGCTGAAGCCCTCGGAGCGTACCCCGCTGCTGGCGGCGCGCCTAGTTGAACTGCTGGCGGAAGCCGGACTGCCGAAAGGTGTGCTCAATATCGTTAACGGTGCGCATGAGGTGGTCAACGGGCTGCTGGAGCATCCCGATGTGAAGGCGGTTTCTTTTGTCGGATCGCAGCCGGTGGCTGAATATGTCTACCAAAAAGGAACAGCCCACCTGAAGCGGGTTCAGGCGCTGGCCGGGGCAAAGAATCATTCCATCGTCCTGGCAGACGCGAACCTTGAGGCTTCCGCCAACCAGATTGTGAATGCCGCCTTCGGCTCAGCCGGAGAGCGCTGCATGGCTTGCTCTGTAGTGACGGTGCAGGAGGAGGTTGCCGATGAGCTGATCCGGGTTCTGCTGCGTGAATGCGATGGTATGACTATCGGTAACGGGCTGGATGAGGATACATTTCTCGGACCGGTCATCCGCCAAGGCCATAAGGACAAAACCGCCGCTTACATTGATCAGGGTGTGGCTGAAGGAGCGAAGCTGCTCAGAGATGGCCGGGAAGATGCTGCCGTGCAGGGACAGGGTTATTTTATCGGGCCGACGGTGTTTGACGGGGTGACCCGGGAGATGAAGATCTGGCAGGAGGAAATTTTTGCGCCTGTGCTGTCCGTAATACGGGTCAAAAATGTGGAAGAGGCGGTGGAGATCGCCAATAGCTCGCGTTTTGCCAACGGGGCTTGTATTTTTACGAATGACGGCGGGAAAGTACGCTATTTCCGGGAGCATATCGAGTCAGGTATGCTGGGGGTGAATGTCGGGGTACCGGCGCCAATGGCCTTCTTCCCCTTCTCCGGCTGGAAGGATTCCTTCTACGGTGATCTTCATGCGAACGGAAGCGACGGGGTTGAATTCTACACACGCAAAAAGGTCGTTACTGCCCGCTGGCAGTAG
- a CDS encoding class I SAM-dependent methyltransferase, producing the protein MSIHEKVQQWEREEGVRLFQNLGLPRNAAILDYGCGFGHYSIAASRFLGGKDGQVYAVDINKDCLKHVSKVADEEGLVNIIAAGGNKDYSFNFSNDFFDMIMFYDLLHGDGFHRFTLYEEASRTLKKGGILSILPFHLSNFRDKEGKKKSYSYRKLVLEAQEYGFTEISEKPLGIHFEKYHSAYYINKGGVEFENLERAEILNLQKN; encoded by the coding sequence GTGTCAATCCATGAGAAGGTACAACAGTGGGAACGGGAAGAGGGCGTCAGGCTCTTTCAAAATCTCGGTCTGCCCCGTAATGCGGCGATTTTAGATTATGGGTGTGGATTTGGTCATTATTCAATAGCCGCTTCAAGGTTTCTGGGAGGCAAGGACGGACAGGTATATGCAGTAGATATCAATAAGGATTGCCTGAAACATGTTTCTAAGGTAGCTGATGAGGAAGGTCTGGTAAATATTATAGCTGCCGGAGGGAACAAGGATTATAGCTTTAACTTTTCAAATGATTTTTTTGACATGATTATGTTCTATGACCTCTTGCATGGCGATGGATTTCATAGATTTACCCTGTATGAAGAGGCTTCAAGAACTCTGAAAAAAGGGGGAATCTTGTCGATTCTGCCGTTCCATCTGTCAAACTTCCGGGATAAGGAAGGAAAGAAAAAAAGCTACTCCTACCGTAAATTGGTCTTGGAAGCTCAAGAATATGGGTTTACGGAAATCAGCGAAAAGCCGCTGGGCATTCATTTTGAGAAATATCACAGCGCATATTATATAAATAAAGGCGGAGTTGAATTCGAGAATTTGGAAAGAGCAGAAATTTTGAATTTGCAAAAAAACTAA
- the iolC gene encoding 5-dehydro-2-deoxygluconokinase, which yields MNGLQFDSARPLDLIAVGRLCIDLNANETGRPMEETMTFTKYVGGSPANIVIGTARLGLRTGFIGKLADDQMGRFIRTYLQNNGIDDSQVSVDRTGAVTGLAFTEIKSPQECSILMYRDHVADLLLNTGEISEDYIRQAKALLISGTALAQSPSREAVFLALEFARKHNVTVFFDLDYRPYTWKSAAETAVYYNLAAEKCHCIIGTREEFNMMESLYNVADEDDERTASRWFSHQAKLVVIKHGGSGSISYTADGQSHRSGIFPAKVLKTFGAGDSYASAFIHSLMHGDSVSEAMRRGSASASIVISRHSCSDAMPTLEELEAFLLANEEITSGA from the coding sequence ATGAACGGTTTACAGTTTGATTCCGCACGGCCGCTGGACTTAATCGCCGTCGGCCGGCTCTGCATTGACCTCAACGCCAATGAAACCGGCAGACCTATGGAAGAGACCATGACCTTCACCAAATATGTCGGCGGCTCGCCTGCCAATATCGTAATCGGCACGGCCCGGCTGGGCCTGCGCACCGGCTTCATCGGCAAACTTGCCGATGACCAGATGGGCCGGTTTATCCGCACCTATCTGCAGAACAATGGCATTGATGACAGCCAGGTGAGTGTGGACCGGACCGGTGCGGTGACGGGGCTTGCTTTTACAGAAATTAAGAGTCCGCAGGAATGCAGCATTCTGATGTACCGGGATCATGTGGCGGATCTGCTGCTGAATACGGGGGAAATCTCGGAGGATTACATCCGGCAGGCCAAGGCGCTGCTGATCTCCGGCACCGCTCTGGCGCAGAGCCCCTCCCGTGAGGCAGTGTTTCTGGCACTGGAGTTTGCCCGCAAGCATAACGTAACTGTATTTTTTGATCTGGATTACCGCCCGTATACCTGGAAATCGGCCGCAGAGACGGCCGTCTACTATAATCTGGCTGCCGAGAAATGCCACTGCATCATCGGTACCCGCGAGGAATTCAATATGATGGAGAGCCTGTACAATGTGGCTGACGAAGACGATGAAAGAACGGCCAGCCGCTGGTTCTCGCATCAGGCGAAGCTGGTTGTCATCAAGCATGGCGGCAGCGGCTCGATCTCTTATACAGCAGACGGGCAGAGCCACCGGAGCGGTATTTTTCCGGCCAAGGTACTGAAAACGTTCGGCGCCGGCGATTCTTATGCCTCCGCCTTCATCCACAGCCTGATGCACGGCGACAGTGTCAGTGAAGCCATGCGACGCGGCAGTGCTTCGGCCTCCATCGTCATCTCCCGCCACAGCTGCTCGGACGCGATGCCGACCCTGGAGGAATTGGAAGCGTTCTTACTGGCAAATGAGGAGATTACTTCAGGCGCTTAG
- the iolD gene encoding 3D-(3,5/4)-trihydroxycyclohexane-1,2-dione acylhydrolase (decyclizing) codes for MERIQLTTAQALVKFLDQQYVDFGSGPERFIHGIFTLFGHGNVLGMGEALQEAPGGLTVYQGRNEQGMVHAATAFAKQSRRRRIMACTASVGPGSANMLTAAATATANQIPVLLLPGDTFATRQPDPVLQQMEHTYNLSITVNDAFKAVSKYWDRISRPEQLMTALLNAMRVLTDPADTGAVTIALPQDVQGEAWDYPLEFFKRRVHRVAPRLPRPDEIAAAVELIASKQRPLLICGGGVRYSDAGAELRAFAEKFAIPFGETQAGKSAVTSSFAYNLGGIGVTGNGCANMLAQEADLVIGVGTRFTDFTTGSKSLFTHPEVEFLTLNASPYHAAKLDALAVVCDAAEGLKALSAALEERGYRSAYTDEITWAKQAWEAERTRLAGVEYTGIKGSLKAGGTKEAGVLDGVKDAGTMEDGVKEADRPADSFVPEIAGHLDERLPEYAEALNTSLAQTQVLAILNEYIPEDAIVIGAAGSLPGDMQRMWNSAVPDTYHMEYGFSCMGYEIAGALGIKLAEPEREVYALVGDGSYQMLHSELVTSLQENKKINVILLDNAGFGCINNLQMEQGLGSMATEFRHRGQDGRLSGELMVIDYAASAAGYGVKTFRAATVEELRNALTEARAADRSTLIDIKVLPKTMTHGYGAWWHVGVPEVSGSEAVQAAYVQKQGQLEKARSY; via the coding sequence GTGGAGCGAATCCAATTAACAACGGCGCAGGCGCTGGTAAAATTCCTGGATCAGCAGTATGTGGACTTTGGCAGTGGCCCGGAACGCTTCATCCATGGCATATTCACCCTCTTTGGCCATGGCAACGTACTCGGAATGGGGGAGGCGCTGCAGGAAGCGCCGGGCGGGCTGACGGTCTACCAGGGCCGGAACGAGCAGGGGATGGTGCATGCGGCGACCGCATTTGCCAAGCAGAGCCGCAGGCGGCGGATTATGGCCTGCACCGCTTCCGTAGGGCCGGGTTCAGCAAATATGCTGACGGCTGCCGCGACGGCAACGGCGAATCAGATTCCTGTTCTGCTGCTTCCCGGTGACACCTTTGCCACCCGCCAGCCTGACCCGGTGCTGCAGCAGATGGAGCATACCTACAATCTCTCGATTACAGTCAATGACGCCTTCAAGGCGGTGAGCAAATATTGGGATCGGATTTCCCGGCCGGAGCAGCTGATGACGGCACTGCTGAACGCGATGCGTGTGCTGACCGATCCGGCCGATACCGGGGCGGTTACGATCGCACTGCCGCAGGATGTGCAGGGGGAAGCGTGGGATTATCCGCTGGAGTTCTTCAAGCGGCGGGTCCACCGGGTCGCTCCGCGGCTGCCCCGCCCGGATGAGATCGCTGCGGCTGTTGAGCTGATTGCGAGCAAACAGCGGCCTTTGCTGATCTGCGGAGGCGGGGTCCGGTATAGTGACGCCGGAGCTGAGCTTCGCGCTTTTGCAGAGAAATTCGCCATCCCCTTTGGGGAGACGCAGGCTGGAAAAAGCGCAGTGACCAGCAGCTTTGCCTACAATCTCGGCGGCATAGGCGTCACCGGCAATGGCTGTGCCAATATGCTGGCTCAGGAGGCTGATCTGGTAATCGGTGTCGGCACCCGGTTTACGGACTTCACTACAGGCTCGAAGAGCCTGTTCACACATCCTGAGGTGGAGTTTCTGACGCTCAACGCCTCACCTTACCATGCAGCCAAACTGGATGCGCTGGCTGTGGTCTGTGACGCTGCAGAAGGCCTGAAAGCATTATCTGCTGCTCTGGAGGAACGTGGGTACCGCTCTGCTTATACGGATGAAATCACCTGGGCAAAGCAGGCGTGGGAAGCGGAGAGAACCCGTCTGGCTGGCGTGGAGTATACGGGGATAAAGGGTAGTTTGAAGGCGGGGGGCACGAAGGAAGCCGGTGTGTTGGATGGTGTGAAGGATGCCGGTACGATGGAGGATGGCGTGAAGGAAGCGGACCGCCCGGCGGATTCATTCGTGCCGGAAATTGCCGGACATCTCGATGAAAGGCTACCCGAGTATGCGGAAGCGCTGAATACTTCGCTGGCGCAGACTCAGGTGCTCGCAATACTTAATGAATATATCCCTGAGGACGCCATCGTCATCGGAGCAGCCGGCAGCCTGCCGGGCGATATGCAGCGGATGTGGAATTCGGCTGTGCCGGATACTTACCATATGGAATACGGATTTTCGTGCATGGGGTATGAGATCGCCGGTGCACTCGGCATCAAATTGGCCGAACCGGAGCGGGAAGTATACGCCCTGGTCGGAGACGGCAGCTATCAGATGCTGCATTCGGAGCTGGTAACGAGTCTGCAGGAGAACAAGAAGATCAACGTTATCCTGCTCGACAATGCAGGCTTCGGCTGCATCAACAATCTGCAGATGGAACAGGGTCTGGGCAGCATGGCGACAGAATTCCGCCACCGCGGCCAAGACGGCCGGCTGAGCGGCGAACTGATGGTCATCGACTATGCTGCCAGTGCTGCCGGTTATGGGGTCAAGACTTTCCGGGCGGCGACCGTGGAAGAGCTGCGTAATGCTCTGACAGAAGCTCGGGCGGCAGACCGGTCCACGCTGATCGACATCAAGGTGCTGCCTAAGACAATGACACACGGTTATGGAGCCTGGTGGCATGTCGGTGTACCGGAAGTGTCGGGCAGCGAAGCCGTGCAGGCTGCCTACGTGCAGAAACAAGGACAGCTGGAGAAGGCACGCAGTTATTGA
- a CDS encoding ABC transporter permease encodes MYALLSLPLIYFIIFRYGPMYGVQIAFKDFNLFQGIGGSEWIGFDAFREVFNMREFYTSLRNTFMLNFLDLVVSFPAPIILAIMLYEIKSAWFKKISQTILYIPHFISWVIIGGIVYQLFGNQSGMINEVLQGLGLNPIPFLTEKGPWLVTYLFTGVWQSAGWGTILYLAALTGVNRELFEAAEVDGATRMKKIWYITLPSIKPTIVTLLILNLGKMVSIGFDRPYVIGNTAVREYSDVLSTFVYRIGLESGQYTLATVVGLFQAVVGLVFILGSNYISKKMTGNGII; translated from the coding sequence ATGTACGCGCTGCTTTCACTGCCACTCATTTACTTCATTATCTTCCGTTACGGGCCGATGTACGGTGTGCAGATTGCCTTTAAGGATTTTAATCTGTTTCAGGGAATCGGCGGCAGTGAGTGGATCGGGTTCGACGCATTCCGCGAAGTGTTTAACATGAGAGAGTTTTACACCTCACTGCGCAACACCTTTATGCTCAATTTTCTGGATCTGGTAGTCTCTTTCCCGGCCCCTATTATTCTGGCAATTATGCTGTATGAAATTAAGAGTGCCTGGTTCAAAAAGATTTCGCAAACTATTCTTTACATTCCTCACTTCATCTCCTGGGTTATTATCGGGGGGATTGTCTATCAGTTGTTCGGCAACCAGTCCGGTATGATTAACGAGGTACTGCAAGGTCTGGGGCTGAACCCGATTCCTTTTCTGACTGAAAAAGGTCCATGGCTCGTAACTTACCTGTTCACAGGGGTCTGGCAGAGCGCCGGCTGGGGAACAATTCTCTATCTGGCAGCACTAACCGGCGTAAACAGAGAGCTGTTTGAAGCAGCTGAGGTTGACGGAGCAACACGGATGAAGAAGATCTGGTATATTACGCTGCCAAGCATTAAGCCGACGATCGTTACCTTGCTCATTCTCAATCTTGGTAAAATGGTCAGCATCGGCTTCGACCGCCCATATGTTATCGGCAATACGGCGGTACGTGAATATTCCGATGTGCTGAGTACCTTTGTATACCGGATCGGCCTTGAATCCGGCCAGTACACACTGGCTACCGTAGTCGGATTGTTCCAGGCTGTGGTCGGTCTTGTATTCATTCTTGGCTCCAACTATATTTCGAAAAAAATGACCGGAAACGGTATTATCTGA
- a CDS encoding extracellular solute-binding protein, whose protein sequence is MTVNANQKVLKKVLGVGLSAVMGMSLLAGCSSNANGNANTASNGGTATDGGSKERVTLKVEIFDRGNSPAPYTITNNYLSNMVQERFGDPNNIDVEYVPVQRSEEVTKLNVLMASNTDVPDIVFTYDSSVFYRYAQQGGLTDVGALIEEHGPNLKKFLGEDTLAFGQLDGKQMSIPGKRAITGRYSSYIRQDWLDKLGLPVPTTTDELYTTLKAFKDKDPGGLGSKNIPMGMALAPAQFETLIYSFIKPIKGDLTYGQRYELPLHEGFKDAMQFLNKLYNEGLVSQDFSLDEDKTQLAKDVQNGNVGYWSEDVDNIFYAEGTLDNLYKNVPGSKVTAADVLTNANEGNKHIKSRYASNGMYIMIPKSSKRAVEAIKYLDWMASDNNLIDIYSGVEGENYDLVDGIPVVKADVAQEFADRLFNAGDMAIISNGKNIGDQATNEKAWISGFPERNQEMLKQSIDIANTDTVGPIVFGKPIEAESKYGTTLNDKLAVIIVKTAMAKPEQFEAVYEQEMKDFMSLGGTKLKEELEAALKDL, encoded by the coding sequence ATGACAGTGAATGCAAACCAGAAAGTCCTGAAGAAGGTATTGGGAGTCGGATTGAGCGCAGTAATGGGGATGTCGCTGCTGGCCGGGTGTTCCTCTAATGCAAACGGAAACGCGAATACCGCGTCAAACGGAGGAACAGCAACTGACGGGGGCAGTAAAGAGCGCGTTACGCTGAAGGTGGAAATCTTCGACCGCGGTAACAGCCCTGCGCCTTATACCATTACCAACAACTATCTCTCCAATATGGTGCAGGAACGGTTCGGTGATCCGAACAACATTGATGTCGAATATGTTCCGGTTCAACGCTCCGAGGAAGTTACGAAGCTGAACGTACTGATGGCCAGCAACACCGATGTGCCTGATATTGTGTTCACTTATGATTCCAGCGTGTTCTACCGTTACGCCCAGCAGGGCGGTCTGACGGATGTTGGAGCACTGATTGAGGAGCACGGGCCGAATCTGAAAAAATTCCTCGGTGAGGATACCCTGGCATTCGGGCAGCTCGACGGGAAGCAGATGTCCATTCCGGGTAAGCGGGCGATTACAGGCCGCTACAGCTCCTACATCCGTCAGGATTGGCTGGATAAGCTGGGCTTGCCGGTGCCGACAACAACAGATGAGCTATACACTACTTTGAAAGCGTTTAAAGATAAAGATCCGGGCGGCCTCGGCAGCAAAAATATTCCGATGGGCATGGCGCTCGCTCCGGCCCAGTTCGAGACACTCATCTATTCCTTCATCAAACCGATAAAGGGCGATCTGACCTACGGCCAGCGCTATGAGCTGCCGCTGCATGAAGGCTTCAAGGATGCGATGCAGTTCCTGAACAAGCTCTACAATGAAGGGCTGGTCAGCCAGGACTTCAGCTTGGATGAAGATAAAACGCAGCTGGCAAAGGATGTCCAGAACGGCAATGTCGGCTACTGGTCTGAAGATGTGGACAATATCTTCTACGCAGAAGGTACACTTGATAATCTCTACAAAAATGTACCGGGCAGCAAAGTGACGGCGGCAGACGTCCTGACCAACGCCAATGAGGGCAACAAGCATATTAAATCGCGTTATGCCTCGAACGGGATGTACATCATGATCCCTAAGAGCAGTAAACGTGCGGTGGAAGCCATTAAATATCTGGACTGGATGGCTTCGGACAATAATCTGATCGATATCTACAGCGGGGTTGAAGGTGAAAACTATGATCTGGTTGACGGTATACCGGTAGTCAAAGCGGATGTTGCCCAAGAGTTTGCTGACCGTCTGTTCAATGCAGGCGACATGGCGATCATCTCAAACGGTAAAAACATTGGCGACCAGGCAACCAATGAAAAAGCATGGATCAGCGGCTTCCCTGAACGAAACCAGGAAATGCTGAAGCAATCCATTGATATTGCCAACACTGATACGGTTGGGCCTATCGTCTTCGGTAAACCGATTGAAGCGGAATCCAAGTACGGGACTACCCTCAATGACAAGCTGGCTGTAATTATCGTTAAGACAGCTATGGCTAAGCCAGAGCAGTTCGAAGCGGTTTACGAGCAGGAAATGAAGGACTTCATGTCCCTGGGCGGAACCAAGCTGAAAGAAGAGCTGGAAGCAGCACTTAAGGATTTGTAA
- the iolE gene encoding myo-inosose-2 dehydratase → MFKEHAVRLAIAPIAWTNDDMPELGRNNTFEQCISEMALAGYEGSEVGNKYPRSPERLHRALELRGLQIASAWFSAYLTAGPYEETAKAFIAHRDFLHEMGAKVIVVSEQGRSIQGQMDTPLFAAKPVFTEREWAVLAEGLGGLGRLAAEKDMVLVYHHHMGTGVQTAAEITRLMELTDPGEVSLLFDTGHLAFAGENPLEVLRTHLPRIKHVHLKDVRPGVVQRVISDGLSFLQAVKAGAFTVPGDGCIAFAEIFAELAAASYSGWFVVEAEQDPALADPLEYAIKARRYIREVSGL, encoded by the coding sequence ATGTTCAAAGAACATGCGGTCAGGCTGGCGATTGCCCCCATCGCCTGGACTAATGATGATATGCCTGAACTGGGGCGGAACAATACGTTTGAGCAGTGCATCAGTGAGATGGCCCTGGCCGGATATGAGGGCAGCGAAGTGGGCAACAAATATCCGCGTTCTCCGGAGCGGCTGCACCGGGCGCTTGAACTGCGCGGGCTGCAGATTGCCAGCGCCTGGTTCAGTGCCTATCTGACGGCAGGTCCTTATGAGGAGACGGCGAAAGCTTTTATCGCACACCGTGACTTCCTGCATGAGATGGGAGCCAAAGTAATTGTAGTTTCCGAGCAGGGACGCAGCATCCAAGGGCAGATGGATACGCCGCTGTTCGCAGCCAAGCCTGTATTTACGGAACGTGAGTGGGCGGTGCTCGCTGAAGGCTTGGGCGGGCTGGGCCGCCTGGCGGCCGAGAAGGATATGGTGCTTGTCTATCACCATCATATGGGAACCGGAGTGCAGACGGCGGCCGAAATCACCCGGCTGATGGAGCTCACCGATCCCGGCGAGGTATCCCTGCTGTTTGATACGGGGCATCTGGCTTTTGCCGGGGAGAATCCTTTGGAGGTGCTGCGCACCCATCTGCCGCGGATTAAGCATGTCCACTTGAAGGATGTCCGGCCAGGAGTTGTCCAGCGTGTGATTTCGGATGGGCTCAGCTTCCTGCAGGCGGTAAAAGCAGGAGCGTTCACCGTGCCGGGGGACGGGTGCATTGCGTTTGCTGAGATTTTTGCCGAGTTGGCAGCGGCATCCTATTCGGGATGGTTTGTGGTGGAAGCGGAGCAGGACCCGGCGCTGGCCGATCCGCTGGAATACGCGATCAAGGCGCGCCGTTATATCCGGGAAGTCAGCGGCTTATAA